CAAATAAACTAAAGGAAGTACAAAGAGGGTCAGTATACTTGCTGTGACTAACCCTCCAATCACTACGGTTGCCAGAGGTCTTTGGACTTCAGCACCTGGTGATGTGCTGATTGCCATTGGTATAAATCCAATGGACGCAAGTAGGGCAGTGGTAAGGACCGGTCGAAGTCTTGAAATAGCAGCTTCTTTGACTGCCTCTTCTTTCTTTTTACCTGATTGTTCTAAACTACGAATGAAACTAATCAATACCAGTCCATTGAGAACTGCAATTCCAAATAAAGCAATAAATCCCACTCCTGCAGAAATACTAAATGGTAAATTTCTGAGATAAAGAGCAAAAATCCCGCCTGTGATAGCAAAAGGTACATTTAAAAAAATGATCGTTGCCGCCGATACTTCGTTAAATGCAAAATAGAGAATCAAAAAAATAATAATCAATGTAATTGGAACAACGACAAATAGTGTTTTTGTCGCAGATTCAAACTTTTCGAATTCACCTCCTGTTGTATAATGATAACCAGGGGGAAACTTTATTTCTTTTTGCAACACAGTTTGAACGGCATTGACAGTGCTTACCATATCACTTCCACGAATGTTAAACTGAACTAGCGCATAACGATTTTGATTTTGATGGTAAATCTGAACGGGACCATCTTCAATCTGAATCTCCGATAGTTCGTGTAAGGGAGCGAAGGTATTTTTTCCAACCTTAACGGGAATGTTTTTTATTTGTTCTGGATTCTGACCAACATCTGTTTTGACTACAATTTCAAATCGTTTCATTCCTTCATAAACGATCCCCGCAGGAACTCCAGAAGAAATAGATTCTGTAACACGATTCACATCTAATATTGATTGGTCATATCTTGCTAATTTTTCTCTGTTAGGTTTGATTCTTAAATATTCGAGTCCATACAATTGTTCGATTCTAAGGTCTACAACGCCAGGGATGTGTTTGATTTTAGCAGAGATTTCTTCTGCGATTGTTTTTAGTTGGATTAGATCATCACCAAATACTTTGATTCCGACATCAGCCCGGATTCCCGCCATAATTTCATTGTTACGCATTTCAATCGGTTGAGACAACCCATAAGCCACTTGCGGTGCGACCCTCTCAATGATTTCTTGTAACTTTAATTCGATTTCATTTTTGGTAATATTCCATTCTGACCTTGGTTTCATATCCAAATACATGTCTGTTTTTTCCACACCCATAGGTTCAATGGCAAGTTCAGGCGAGCCGGATCTTGAAACTATTTCTGTGATTTCAGGAATTTCCTTTAAAATCGTTTTTTCGATCTTCATTGAAGATTGTAAAGATTCTGTTAAAGTGGTTGAAGGATATCGGCTCACTTCAATTAGCAAATTACCCTCATCCAGTTTTGGTAAAAATTCTCCACCCAATTGAAAAAACAAAAAGATAGAAAGAATTAAGATTCCAATTGTCGAATAAGTGACTTTTTTGGATTCTTTTAAACAATAATCTAACTTAGGTGTATACCATTGATGAATTTTTTGGAAAAAAGGAGTTTCTTCTTCTGCTATATGCCCCCCCTTCAAAAAATAAGAAGCTAAAACAGGAATGATGGTAAGTGTCAAAAAAAATGCACCAAGTAACGCAAATAAGACGGTTGTTGCCATGGGGATAAACATTTTTCCTTCTGTTCCACTGAGTGTAAGGATGGGAATATAAACAACTCCAATGATAATTTCGCCATAAATGGTGGCTTTTCTAACTTCGATGGTTGCATTTAAAATAGTTTCTTTTTGTTCCGTGTCGGTCAGATCTCTTTTGAGTTCTTTTCGTTTTAAACCCAATCGCCGATGAGAATTTTCAATAAGGATTACAGCTCCATCCACGATCAAACCAAAGTCGATGGCACCCATCGACATTAAGTTTGCAGGTAAATCACGTAAGAACATGAGGCAGATGGCAAATAACATCGCAAGTGGAATCATCGATGCTATGACTAGTCCTGATCTGAAATCACCAATCATCAAAAATAGAATGATGATGACTAAGATCGCACCTTCTGTTAAATTCCAAACGATAGTATTTAAAGTATTTTTTACCATAATAGAACGGTCGTAATATGGTTTGATCTGCATACCAGTTGGTAATGTTTTTTCGATTTGAGTGATTTTATCTTTTACTGCAGTTGTGACCTCTAGCGAGTTTTCTCCAAGTAACATGAGAGTCACTGCACCAACTACTTCTGATTTCCCGGTAGCTGTGGCAGCACCTTTTCGAAGTCTGGGACCTTCAACTATCTTCGCAATGCTATCCAAATAAATTGGAAATCCATCCCCCATTTTCCCCACTTGAATTTTTTCAAAATCAGTGGTAGTTTTTAATAAACCATCGCTACCGACAATTAACTGTTCGCCGGACCTTTCAATATATCCGCTACCTGTGGAGAGATTATTACTTTGTACTGCATTAACAATTTGGTTTAGTGATACACCAAGAGAGGCTGCTTTGAAAGGATCTACAATGACTTGGTATTGTTTGGTTTTCCCTCCAAAACTATTAACTTCTACAATTCCAGGGACTGTTTTGAGTGTGGGATTAATATACCAATTCAAATAGGTGGTGAGTTCCATTTGGCTATGAAATTCACTTTCTAACGTAAACTGGAATACTTCGCCGAGTCCTGTGGTGATTGGCCCGATGACTGGTTTTCCGAAAATCGCTGGAATGTTTTCAGATGCTTCTGTTAATTTTTCGCTGACCAATTGTCTACTTTTCCATAGATCAGTACCATCTGCAAAAACAGCTGTTACTAATGAAAATCCATATCGAGAAACAGACCTTACTTCAATTAGGTTCGGTATCCCAGTGATGGCTCGTTCAACTGGCAAAGTGATGTACTGTTCAATTTCTAGGGTAGAGAGAGCCGGTGATGTGGTGATCACTTGCACTTGAACATTGGTAATGTCGGGAACCGCATCCACTTTTAAATGTTTTAGTGAATAAACTCCACCAAACACAAGTAAAGCTGTCAGAATAATGACTAATAATCTGTTTTGTAAAGAAACTTGTACAATTTTAGTTAAAAATTCCATATTTATTCCCCGCCAAACGTTGATTTGAAGAGGATTGCTTTTAACTCAAAAGCACCTTTGATTACAATGCTATCTCCTTCAGCAACTCCAGAAAGAATTTCTGTTTTTCCATCATTTGTACTTCCTGTTTCTATTTCCACCCACTGGAAGAGATTCGTTTGTGACTCTATGAATACAAATTTTCGATTTTGGTAGGACTGGATT
This genomic stretch from Leptospira meyeri harbors:
- a CDS encoding efflux RND transporter permease subunit gives rise to the protein MEFLTKIVQVSLQNRLLVIILTALLVFGGVYSLKHLKVDAVPDITNVQVQVITTSPALSTLEIEQYITLPVERAITGIPNLIEVRSVSRYGFSLVTAVFADGTDLWKSRQLVSEKLTEASENIPAIFGKPVIGPITTGLGEVFQFTLESEFHSQMELTTYLNWYINPTLKTVPGIVEVNSFGGKTKQYQVIVDPFKAASLGVSLNQIVNAVQSNNLSTGSGYIERSGEQLIVGSDGLLKTTTDFEKIQVGKMGDGFPIYLDSIAKIVEGPRLRKGAATATGKSEVVGAVTLMLLGENSLEVTTAVKDKITQIEKTLPTGMQIKPYYDRSIMVKNTLNTIVWNLTEGAILVIIILFLMIGDFRSGLVIASMIPLAMLFAICLMFLRDLPANLMSMGAIDFGLIVDGAVILIENSHRRLGLKRKELKRDLTDTEQKETILNATIEVRKATIYGEIIIGVVYIPILTLSGTEGKMFIPMATTVLFALLGAFFLTLTIIPVLASYFLKGGHIAEEETPFFQKIHQWYTPKLDYCLKESKKVTYSTIGILILSIFLFFQLGGEFLPKLDEGNLLIEVSRYPSTTLTESLQSSMKIEKTILKEIPEITEIVSRSGSPELAIEPMGVEKTDMYLDMKPRSEWNITKNEIELKLQEIIERVAPQVAYGLSQPIEMRNNEIMAGIRADVGIKVFGDDLIQLKTIAEEISAKIKHIPGVVDLRIEQLYGLEYLRIKPNREKLARYDQSILDVNRVTESISSGVPAGIVYEGMKRFEIVVKTDVGQNPEQIKNIPVKVGKNTFAPLHELSEIQIEDGPVQIYHQNQNRYALVQFNIRGSDMVSTVNAVQTVLQKEIKFPPGYHYTTGGEFEKFESATKTLFVVVPITLIIIFLILYFAFNEVSAATIIFLNVPFAITGGIFALYLRNLPFSISAGVGFIALFGIAVLNGLVLISFIRSLEQSGKKKEEAVKEAAISRLRPVLTTALLASIGFIPMAISTSPGAEVQRPLATVVIGGLVTASILTLFVLPLVYLKFVAKKDFILSKDA